The segment CAATCATCACGCCCATGAGCCTGCAGGACTACCGGAAGAAGCGCGACTTCAGCCGCACCCGCGAGCCGGCGCCGGAACGCTCGGCGCGCGCCGGCCGGGCGATCTTCGTGGTGCAGCTGCATCACGCCTCGCGGCGACACTTCGATTTCCGCCTGCAGGTGGGCGATGTACTGCGCAGCTGGGCGGTACCGAAAGGCCCAAGCTACGACCCGAAGGTGAAGCGCCTGGCCGTGGAGGTCGAAGACCACCCGGTGTCCTATGCAGACTTTGAAGGCGACATCGAGCACGGCTACGGCAAGGGCCACGTCGATACCTTCGATCGCGGCGTGTGGTCGACCGCGGGCGATGTGGAGGCGCAGCTCGCCAAGGGCCACCTGAGCTTTGAACTGTTCGGGGAACGCCTGAAAGGTGCCTGGCACCTGGTCCGCAGCGGGAAGAAGGAACGCCAGCCCGCCTGGTTCCTGATCAAGGCCGAGGATGCCTACGCCAGCGACGTGGAAGCCGACGACCTCCTGGATAACACCATGCGCGAAAGCACTCGCCGCGCCGCGAAGACGCCGGCAACGAAGGCGGCAGCGAAGAAAAGCACCGCCAGCAGGAGGGCCGTACCGAAGGGCCGCCGCGTCCCCCTCGCCACGCTGACCAAGGCGGCCGCCGCCATCAAGGGCGTGAAGAAGGGCAAGCCCAGCGCCGATTACTTCGCGCCGCAGCTGGCGAAGCTGCGCGACACCCCGCCACAAGGCGAGCTGTGGCTGCACGAGGTGAAGTGGGATGGCTACCGTATCCTCGCTGGCGTGGCCAAGGGCGCCGTGAGCCTGTGGTCGCGCAATGCCCTGCCGTGGAACGACCGCCTGCCCGAGATCGTCCAGGCCGTGGAAGCACTCGGGCTCGATAGCGCCCGGCTCGACGGCGAGCTGATCGCCGTCGATGCGCAGGGCCGCAGCGACTTCAACGCCCTGCAGAAAACGCTTGCCGGCGAAGCACAGGCACCGCTCGTCTACATGCTGTTCGACATGCCCTTCCTGCAAGGCTATGACCTGTCGCGCACGGCACTGGCGGAGCGCAAGGCACTACTGGAACGCGTGCTCGCGCATGCGCCTTCGCACCTGGGATACAGCGGCCATAACCTCGGCGATGGCGATGCCGTGTTCGCGATGGCCATGAAAGAGAAACTCGAAGGCATCGTCTCGAAACGCGTTGACGGCGCGTACCACAGCGGGCGCAACGACGACTGGCTGAAGATCAAGCGCCTGGAGGCCGACGAGTTCGCCGTCGTCGGCTACACCGCGGCCAAGGGCTCGCGCGTGGCCTTCGGCTCGCTGCTGCTCGCAAAGCCAGGCACGAGGGGTCGATGGACCTACGTCGGCCGCGTCGGCACGGGTTTCACCGACGAAATGCTGCGCGAACTGGGCGCCTCCCTGGCGAAAGGCGGGGCGAAAACACCACCGGTGCCGCTTGATGGCATCGACCCCCTGCTCCGCGGCGCCCTGTGGGTGAAGCCCACGGTGGTGGCCGAGGTGTATTACCGCGGCATCGGCAACCACCAGCTGCTGCGCCAGCCGAGCCTGAAGGCGCTGCGCATCGACAAGGCACCGAACGACCTGCGCGACAGCGACCGCGCGACCGAGCCCGCGAAGCCTGCGAGGAAAAAGACCGTGGCGAAGGACGAGATCACCATCACCCACCCCGACCGCGTCGTCTATCCCGACGACGGCGTCACCAAGCAGGACGTCGCCGACTACTACAAGGCGGTGATGCCGTGGTTCCTGCCACCGGTCGCGGACCGGCCGATGCCGATGCTGCGCTGTCCGGGTGGCATCGGTGAGCACTGCTTCTTCCAGAAGCACGTGATCGCCGGCCTGCACCATGTCGGCACGGCAAAGCTGAAGGAAGAAACCGGTGCGCAGGCTGTTTACCTGTATCCGAAGGACGAAGCCGGCCTGCTTGAGCTGGTGCAGTTCGGTGCCATCGAGTTCCATCCGTGGGGGTCGCATGTGAAAACACCGGACGCCGCGGACCGGGTGATCTTCGACCTGGACCCGGGCGACAACGTGGCGTGGAAGCGCGTGGTGGCTGCCGCGCGCATGGTCCGCGACTTCCTCAAGCAGCTGGGCCTCACCTCGTTCGTGCGCACCACGGGCGGCAAGGGCCTGCACGTGGTGGTGCCGCTGGCGCCCGCCGCAGACTGGGACACCGTGCGCAGCTTTGCGCGCGGCTTTGCCGAGGCCCTGGCCCAGGCGCACCCGCTGGAGTTCGTCGCCACGGCGGCGAAGAAAGTGCGTGGCGGCAAGATCTACCTCGACTACCTGCGCAACGGCCGCGGCGCCACGGCGGTGGCCTCGTACTCGCTGCGCGCCCGCGCCGGCGCACCGGTGGCCGTGCCCGTGCGCTGGGAAGACCTGGGCAAACTGAAGTCGGGCGCGGACTTCACCATCCACACCGTGCCCAAACGCCTGGCCCGGCAGAAGAAGGATCCCTGGGACGGCATCGACGCAGTGCAGCAAAGCCTGGATGACGTGGTGGAACGGCTGGGCCTGTAGACTTGGAGGCTGATCCCACGGCCGCCCCTCCATGTTTGCCACGCTCCCCGTCTTCCTGCGCGTCACCCTCGCCTGCCTGTTCCTGCTGGGCAATACGGTGCTGCACGTGGTGCCGCTGTTGCTGCTGACGCTGGTGCGCATGGTGCTGCCGGTCCCCGCGCTGCGGCGTGGCGTGGGCAGCGCGTCGGTGTGGATTGCCGAAAGCTGGCTCAGCTTCAACGGCTGGCTGTGGGGCGCCTTTACCCGCACGCGCTGGACGGTGGAGGGCGTGGATCACCTCTCGCCGCGCGAGAACTACCTGGTGGTGTGCAATCACCAGAGCTGGATCGATATCCCGGCGCTGCAGAAGATCTTCAACCGGCGAATTCCGTTCATGCGCTTCTTCCTGAAGAGCCAGCTGATCTGGGTGCCGCTGCTGGGGCCCGCCTGGTGGGCGCTCGATTTCCCCTTCATGAAGCGCCATTCCCGCGAAGAACTCGAACGCCGCCCGGAGCTGCGCAGCACGGACCGTGATGCCACCCGCCGCGCCTGCGAGAAGTTCCGCCACGTGCCGGTGGCGATCATGAATTTCACCGAGGGCACGCGCTTCACGCCGGCCAAGCACGATGCGCAGGGCTCGCCGTACCGGCACCTGCTGCGCCCGAAGGCCGGCGGCGTCGCCTTCGTGGTGGATGCGATGGGTGATGCGATCCGCAACATGCTCGATGTCACCATCGTCTACCCCGATGGCGCCGGCAGCATGATGGACATGATCGCCGGGCGGATCCGCGAGATCCGCATCCACGTCCGCCAGCTCGCCATCCCGGAGGGCATGCGCGGCGATTACGAGAACGATACGGCCTTCCGCGAGCGCTTCCAGGCGTGGATCAACCAGCTGTGGACCGAGAAGGACGAGCGCATAGCGGCGATGCTGGCGAAGCCGGCCTAAGCCTATTTCGCCTCTTCCGCGAGCTTTTCCTTAAGGCGGTCGCGGCCGGCTTGCGCGTAGGTCTGGCAGGTCTGCCCTTCACCCTGTTCGGGATGCGGCGTCACCAGGATGTCGCACGGCAACGCCGCGACCCGATCGAATGTTTTCCAGTACGCCGCCACGTACGCCGGGTGATCGCTGTAGCGATACGTGCCCGACGAGAACGCGAACAGGCTGTCGGCGTAGGCGATGTGTTTGCACACGCTGCCCTCGCACGCATCCCACGTCCACGCGGTGCCGCCTGGCGTATGCCCGGGCGTGATGTGCGCGGTGAGTTTCAGCGGCCCCACCGTGACCACCGTGCCATCGACGATGTCGCCCTTCGCATCGATCGCCGGATACGAGTCCTTCGAATTCGCCACGTACTGCGGATCCGCAGGATCCTTGCCGCCCAGCTTCATCGCTTTCGCGCCGGCGGCGGTCGCGCGCACGGTGGCGTCACTGTCTTTCACCAGCTGGGCGATGGCGCCGGCGTGGTCGTGGTGCGCGTGCGAGTTGAGGATCAGCTTGATGTCCTCCACGCGAAAACCGAGCTGGCGGATGTTGGCTTCGATCAGCGGCGCGTTCTTCGTCCACGTGCCGTCGATCAGGATGTGGCCCTGCGGCGAGGTGATGAGGATGGCCGAAAGGCCCTTCGTACCCACCTGCCAGGTGTTGCCATAGATGACGTGCGGCGCCGCCGGCTCGCTCCACTCGGGCACCGGCGCGGTGGGCGGCTGGGCAAACGCGGGCAGGGCGGCGAGGCCGGCGAGCAGGGTCAGGGTGCGGCGCATGGCGAGGTTCCCGTTGGGCTGAAGGCGCAGGCTACGTCGCACTAAGGCCCTGCAAGGGGCCAAATTATGGCGACGCCGGTCTGCGTCGCCGGCGCGCACGCCAGAACAGGAAGCCGGTGACGAGCAGGAACATCGGCAGCAGGCCGGTGATGCAGGCGACGGTGCGCCAGACCAGCCCGCCCACGGCCGCCGAGTGGATCGGGAACAATGCATTGGCGAGGCGGCCGCCGGGGCCCAGTTTCGTGGCGTCCTCGCCACCGACCACGCGCGCGTCGTGGCCGTCGATGAACAGCGTGCTGCGGCCGGCCAGGTTCCATTCGCCCGCACGGCGGACGCGCATCACGATCGTCCCCGACTCCTTCGTCGGCAGCATGATCCGGGTGAGCTCGGCATCCGGTGCCGCGGCCTGCGCGGCGGCCAGGACCGCAGCCCAGTCGACCGGCCCGTCCAGCGCCGCGATCTTCGGCGGCTTCGCCGGGGCATGCTCGCCAAAGGCCGCGGCAAGCCCGTTACGCACGGCACCGCGATACGCCATGGTGGTGCCGGTGCCGATCATGACGATGAGCAAGGGCAGGGCGATGACGCCCACCGCGCGATGGAAGCTCGCCCAGCGCAGCACCGGCGGGTTCGCGTGCGGCTTCAGGTGTTTCAGCGCACGCGAGCGGCCCGGCCAGTACAGCCATGCGCCGGAGAAAAGCATGAACAGGCCGGTGCACGCGACGACACCGAGCACTGTCTCACCGACCTCGCCGGTGAGCAGGTGGGTATGCCAGTCGAGCAGCGTCAGCAGGCCATCGCCGCTCTTGTGGCGGGTGAGCAGGGGTTCGCCCGTGCTGGCATCGAAGTACATCCGGTCGCCGCCGCGAGCCTGCGCTTCCCACACGGGGAGTTCGGCATCGGGCAGCGCGAGGCTGCGCAGGCCCTTCGCCTGCGGGGAGGCCAGCACGGCCTCCAGTGAGTGCGCCTGGGTTGCCAGGTCGGGCAACGGCCGGGCCGCCAGTTCCGGGTGCCCCGCGACCAGCAGCGGCTGCTCCCATAGCAGGACGCTGCCGGACATCGTCACCAGCGCCAGCAGCACGCCAAGGGAAAGTCCCAGCCACAGGTGCAGGGTCTTCAGGGTGCTACGGAAACGGCGCGGGCGAGGGGTCATCAGAAATCCACGGAGGCCTGGACGAAATAGGTGCGCGGCATGCCGACATACAAACCATCGTTATTGTCGGTAGAACGCGTGAAGTAACGGCGGTCGAACAGGTTCTTGACGCCCACGCCCACGCGCAGGTTGGACAGCGACGGGCCGAACGCATACTCACCGCGCGCGTTCCACGTCGTCCAGCCCGGGATGTTGCCGAGGTCGCCATTGGCGGAAGGCTGGGTGACGTACACGGTGGGATTGGCCGGATCGAAGCTCGGCGAACCCGGCGAGTGCTGGCGCGACTGCGAGAACGCATCGAGGTTGAACGTCCACGCGGCCACGTTGTAACGCAGGCCGAGGTTGGCGGTGCGCCGCGAGTAGAACGGCAGGTCCTTGTCGGCGAACGAACCATGCTTGTAGATCGCGTGCGTATAGGTGGCCGTGCTCCACAGCGTGAAGCCCTGCAGCGCATCGGCAAACGCGCCGAGATCGACGTGCGCCGAGGTTTCCACGCCCTTGTGCGTGGTCGCGCCCAGGCTGGTCCAGCCTTCGTACGAATCCGGCACGTTGGGCAGCTTGCCTACCAGCTGCAGCTCGTGGTCGAAGTTGATCCGGAACAGGCTGACTTCACCGCCCCAGGCCCTGGTGTCGTAACGCGTGCCGACCTCGAACGTGCGCGCCAGCTCGGGTTCCAGGCCCTGGGCGAACTGGCCGGTGGAATCCTTCTGGCCGATCTGGAAGTACTGCAGCGAGCCAAACGAGGTTTCCGCGTTGGCGTAAAGCTTCCACGCCTCGCTCAGGTGGTACATGACATTGAGCGAGGGCAGCGGCTTGGAGTAATCCTCGCGGCGCGCGGTCGGGCCCTTCACGATGACGGTGCTGCTCGGGTGCGCTTCCCACTGGCTGCGGATGCGCTCGTAGCGCAGGCCCGGCGTGATCGTCCAGTTGCCCGCGTTGATCGTGTCGTCGATGTACACGGCGTGCGCTTCGTTGCTGCCGGTGTTGTCGCCGGAGAGCACATACGGGCCGTTGTACGGGTCACCGGTGAACGGCGTGTACCAGAGGTTCGAGGTGAACTTGTTGTTGCGGTCCGTGCGCTCGTGCATCGCTTCGTTGGTGTAGCGGTAGCCGACGCCGATTTCGTGCGTCACCTGGCCCCAGTCGAACAGCTGCGAATAGCGCGGCTCGATCGCGAACACATGGTAATTGCGCGGGTACGCGTTCAGCTGGTGGGTGTAGCTGCCGTTCGGGTTCTGCGTGATGGTTTCGATGTGGCTGCCGCGGAAGCTGTCCGAGTAGTACGACTGCACTTCGAAGGAACGACGATCTTCCACGTGGCTGTACTTCACCACGTAATCGGTGCGGCGGCCGTGGAAGTCGTCGTACGGGCGGCGCGACTGGAACGGGTCCGCGTTGTAATCGGCCTGGGTGAGGCCACCCGGCATGCCGGCCTGGCCGTCGTAGTGGTGGATGCTGCCGGTAAGCGTGTCTTCGCTGGTGATGGCGTACTTCGCCTTCAGCATCACGTCGTCGATGCTCTCGTTGTCCTCGTTCTCGCGATACCCCGGTCCATGCAGGCCGTTGTAGAGCAGGGCGAGGCCGAGGCCGTTCTGCGTCGTACCGCCAACGAACAGGTTGGTGTTGGTGCGGATGCCGCCGTGCTCGCTGCCCTGGAACTGCACGCCGGCGCTGCCGCCGAAGGTGTCCGGGATGTCACGGGTGACGAAGTTGATGATGCCGCCGACGTTCTGCGGCCCGTAACGCACCGAACCGCCGCCACGGACCACGTCCACTGCCTGCAGGTTGCCGAGGCCCACCGGGGCCATGGAGACCTGCGGCTGGCCGTACGGCGCCACCGCCAGCGGCACGCCGTCGAGCAGGATGGTGGAGCGCGGCGACAGGCGCGACGTCAGCCCGCGCACGCCCACGTTGAGCGACACATCGCTGCCGCCGGTGCCGTTGCTCTCCTGCACCTGCACGCCGGGGATCCGCCGCAGCGCATCGCGCAGGTTGGTCGCACCGGCCTCACGCAGTTCCTCGCGGCGGACGACGGTGCGCGCGCCCGGATGGTTCTGCAACGTGTTCTCCTGGGCATCGCCCAGCCAGTCGCCGACGACCTTCACGCCCTCGAGGTTGGTAGCCGACGGCGGCGGCACCGCCTCCTGGGCGGAGGCGGCAGGCGCGGCGAGGGCGCTGGCGAGCGCCAGGGCGAGGAGGGTGGGGCGAATCGACATCGAAAAGCAGCCTTGGGGAAAGGGGCGAAAGGCGCTAATCGTAAATACGACTGATTATCAGATCAAATACGTCATCAAAGACGGGCGTTTCCGTGGCTGGATTTGATAGTGAGCGTCGGAACGGGCCATACTCCACCCATGTCGAAGCCGCTCGTCCTTCTCATCGTCGCCCCGCCCGGGGTCCAGATGCTCGATGTCTCGGGCCCTGCGGACGTGTTTGCCGAAGCGAATCGGCAGGTGGGCCGCGAGGCGTACAAGGTGCTGACGGTGGGTACGGCGCCCCTGGCCGTGGCCGCGTCGTCGGGCATGCGCTTCCTGCCCGACCGCAGCACCCAGGACGACATCCCCGCGCTGGATACCCTGCTGGTCGCCGGCTCGCCGGACCTGGCTGGCGCCGCGACCGACCTGCATACGCTGGAATGGCTGCAGCGCCACGCGGGCCGCGCCCGCCGCTATGGCTCCATCTGCAGCGGCGCCCTGCTGTTCGCCCAGACCGGCCTGCTCGACGGCCGCCGGGTGACGACCCACTGGAAGGTGGCCGAGCTGCTCGGCCGGCGGCATCCCTCGCTCACCGTGGAGGCCGATGCCTTCGTCGTCCGCGACGGGCCGGTGTGCACGGCGGCGGGAGTCACCGCCGGGATGGACCTGGCGATTGCGCTGGTCGAGGAAGACCTCGGCCGCGACGTGGCCATGGCGGTGGCCGCCGAGCTGGTGGTGTTCTATCGCCGGCCCGGTGGGCAGATGCAGTTCAGCCGCCACGGCGAAGCGGCGCCCGCCGGTCGCGGCGCGCTGCAGGAGCTACAGCGCTACGTGGCCGCGCACCCTGGCGAGGACCACTCGGTGGGCGCATTGGCCGAGCGCGCCGGCATGAGTCCGCGCCACTTCGCCCGCGTCTTCCACCGCGAGGTGGGCATGACGCCGGCGGAGTTCGTGGAGTCGATGCGGGTGGAAGCGGCCCGTCGCTGGCTCGAAGACGGCCACGACACGCCCAAGCGCGTGGCGGCGAAACTCGGTTACGCCGACGCCAACGGTTTGCGCCGCGCCTTCATGCGCCGGCTGGGCGTGACGCCCGCGGACTACCGCAAGCGCTACGCGCACGCACGTACCTGAGCTAGAGCTCGATGATCCCGCGGCGCAGGGCGATGGCCACCGCGTGGGTACGGTCGTTCGCCTGCAGCTTGGCCAGGATGCTTTTCATGTGCGCCTTCACCGTTTCCTCGGCAATGCCGAGGATGCTGGCGACATCGCGGTTGGCGGCGCCGGTGGCCACGTGGGTGAGCACCTGGGTTTCCCGCGGCGTCAGCTCGTCGTCGTTGGCGTGGCCGGCGATGTCGTGGGCGATCTCATCGGGCACGCGGCGCTTGCCTTCCATGATCTGGGTGATCGTGGCCAGCATGTCCTTGCGCAGCTCGCTTTTCAGCAGGTAGCCCTGCGCGCCGGCGCGGAACGCCCGCAGCGCCTGCACGTCACCGCGGTACGTCGTGAGCACCAGGATGCGCGCATCCGGAAACTCCGCGCGGATGGCCTCGATGGCGGCGATGCCACCCATGCCGGGCATCTGCAGGTCCATCAGGGTGAGGTCCGGGCGCAGCGTGCGATAACGCGCCACCGCCTCTTCGCCCGTGCTCGCTTCGGCCACCAGCTCCAGGCCCGGCTGGCCTTCGAGCACGGCGGCGATGCCCTCGCGAAGCAGGGGATGGTCGTCGACGGTCATGATGCGGATGGGTGGCATGGCGCGGAGTATCGCCGATCTGCCACCGCCCGGCATGCAACGACATGCCCTCCACCCGGCCCCTGCGACCATCGGCCACCATGGCAACCCGGCGCACACCCCAGGGCACGATCCGCACCGGCATGGGCGGCTGGACCTTCGCGCCCTGGCGCGGCGTGTTCTACCCCGACGACCTCGTGCAGAAGCGCGAGCTCGAGTACGCGAGCCGGCAGGTCACGTCGATCGAGATCAACGGCACGTACTACCGCGCGCCCTCGCCCGAGGTGTACGCGCAGTGGGCGGCGACGGTGCCCCAGGGTTTTGTGTTCTCGGTGAAGGCGCCTCGGCATATCGTGCAGACGAAGCAGCTGGCATCCACGGGCGAGCGGGTGAACCGCTTCCTGGAGGGTGCCGCCGCGCTGGGCGATACGCTGGGGCCCGTGCTGTGGCAGTTCCTGCCCACGCGGGCCTTCGACCCCGACGACATCGCGGCCTTCCTCGATCTACTTCCCGAATCCGCGGGCGGTGTCACCCTGCGCCACGCGGTGGAAGTGCGTCACGAGAGCTTCCTTGATCCGCGCTGGGTGGCGCTCGCGCGCGAGCGCGGCGTGGCCACCGTCTACACTGATTCTCCTGATTACCCGAACCTCGCCGACCTCACCGGGCCCTTCGTCTACGCCCGGCTGATGCGCAGCCAGGCCCAGCGCAAGACGGGCTACACGGCGAAAGCGCTGGCGGACTGGGTGGCGCATGCGGCCACCTGGGCGGCCGGCGGTGACCCGGCCGGCCTGCCGCATGTCGACACGCCAAAGGCCAGGGGCAAGCCCAGGGATGTCTTCGTCTATTTCATCTCGGCGGCGAAGGAACGCAATCCCGCAGCCGCGATAGCGCTCGGCAAGCTCGCCGACGCTTCATAATCCACCCACTGATCCTGCGCGGAACCTCCATGGACCGACTTATCCAGAACCAACTGATGGACCTCTTTGGCGAGCACGGCGTCGGCCTTGAGCCCGACGAAGACTGGCTGCTTACCGAAGGCGACGATTTCCCGGCCATCCGTGGCATCTGGCACGAAGGCAAGGACGGTGGCATGGGCCGCCTCGACCTCGACATCGTGCTGGACGAAGAGCGCACGATTGAAGAGAGCTTTGGCGGCATCGGCGCGGGCAAGGCCGGCTGCCGCGATGCGCTGGACAGTTTCGCGCGCAACGATTTCCACGTGGTGCTCGCCGCCTGCTGGCATATCGTCAACAAGGACAAGCTCGCCGTGCGCGAACTGGTCGCCGGCACGCATCCGTTCACCGTCTACGTGGGCGACTTCACCCTGCGCGGGGAGGAAGACAAGCCGCTGGCGATTCCGGAGGACGCGCTCTCGGCGTTGCAGGCGGCGATCGCCACCGCGCCGCTCACCAACGACGTCCACTGGATCCGCGTGTTCTACGGCAACGTCGGCGACGGCACGACCCAGGTGGAAGTGCTGCTCGACAACGAGCCCTGGGCGGCCGGCCACAAGGCCATCGCCTCGGTGGAGTGGCCACAGCACGAGCGCTATTACAGCCTGCGTAACTTCATCGCGCTCGTGCCGGCCGACTAAGCCTCAGGCGATGGCGCCGCCACCGTCGACCAGGATGGTCGAGCCGGTGGTGAACGGCGTCGCCGCCGCATAGAGCACCGCGTTGGCGATGTCTTCGGCTTCGCCAACGCGTTTGGCCGGGAGTTTCGCGGCCACGGCCTTGAACAGCGCGTCGCGCTTCTCCTCGTCCATGCCATCCCACAGCGGCGTGCGGATCATGCCCGGGGACACGGCATTGACGCGCACCGGCGAGAACTCCAGCGCGGGCCCGCGCACCAGGCT is part of the Luteibacter pinisoli genome and harbors:
- the ligD gene encoding DNA ligase D — translated: MSLQDYRKKRDFSRTREPAPERSARAGRAIFVVQLHHASRRHFDFRLQVGDVLRSWAVPKGPSYDPKVKRLAVEVEDHPVSYADFEGDIEHGYGKGHVDTFDRGVWSTAGDVEAQLAKGHLSFELFGERLKGAWHLVRSGKKERQPAWFLIKAEDAYASDVEADDLLDNTMRESTRRAAKTPATKAAAKKSTASRRAVPKGRRVPLATLTKAAAAIKGVKKGKPSADYFAPQLAKLRDTPPQGELWLHEVKWDGYRILAGVAKGAVSLWSRNALPWNDRLPEIVQAVEALGLDSARLDGELIAVDAQGRSDFNALQKTLAGEAQAPLVYMLFDMPFLQGYDLSRTALAERKALLERVLAHAPSHLGYSGHNLGDGDAVFAMAMKEKLEGIVSKRVDGAYHSGRNDDWLKIKRLEADEFAVVGYTAAKGSRVAFGSLLLAKPGTRGRWTYVGRVGTGFTDEMLRELGASLAKGGAKTPPVPLDGIDPLLRGALWVKPTVVAEVYYRGIGNHQLLRQPSLKALRIDKAPNDLRDSDRATEPAKPARKKTVAKDEITITHPDRVVYPDDGVTKQDVADYYKAVMPWFLPPVADRPMPMLRCPGGIGEHCFFQKHVIAGLHHVGTAKLKEETGAQAVYLYPKDEAGLLELVQFGAIEFHPWGSHVKTPDAADRVIFDLDPGDNVAWKRVVAAARMVRDFLKQLGLTSFVRTTGGKGLHVVVPLAPAADWDTVRSFARGFAEALAQAHPLEFVATAAKKVRGGKIYLDYLRNGRGATAVASYSLRARAGAPVAVPVRWEDLGKLKSGADFTIHTVPKRLARQKKDPWDGIDAVQQSLDDVVERLGL
- a CDS encoding acyltransferase — encoded protein: MFATLPVFLRVTLACLFLLGNTVLHVVPLLLLTLVRMVLPVPALRRGVGSASVWIAESWLSFNGWLWGAFTRTRWTVEGVDHLSPRENYLVVCNHQSWIDIPALQKIFNRRIPFMRFFLKSQLIWVPLLGPAWWALDFPFMKRHSREELERRPELRSTDRDATRRACEKFRHVPVAIMNFTEGTRFTPAKHDAQGSPYRHLLRPKAGGVAFVVDAMGDAIRNMLDVTIVYPDGAGSMMDMIAGRIREIRIHVRQLAIPEGMRGDYENDTAFRERFQAWINQLWTEKDERIAAMLAKPA
- the bla gene encoding subclass B3 metallo-beta-lactamase, encoding MRRTLTLLAGLAALPAFAQPPTAPVPEWSEPAAPHVIYGNTWQVGTKGLSAILITSPQGHILIDGTWTKNAPLIEANIRQLGFRVEDIKLILNSHAHHDHAGAIAQLVKDSDATVRATAAGAKAMKLGGKDPADPQYVANSKDSYPAIDAKGDIVDGTVVTVGPLKLTAHITPGHTPGGTAWTWDACEGSVCKHIAYADSLFAFSSGTYRYSDHPAYVAAYWKTFDRVAALPCDILVTPHPEQGEGQTCQTYAQAGRDRLKEKLAEEAK
- a CDS encoding PepSY-associated TM helix domain-containing protein produces the protein MTPRPRRFRSTLKTLHLWLGLSLGVLLALVTMSGSVLLWEQPLLVAGHPELAARPLPDLATQAHSLEAVLASPQAKGLRSLALPDAELPVWEAQARGGDRMYFDASTGEPLLTRHKSGDGLLTLLDWHTHLLTGEVGETVLGVVACTGLFMLFSGAWLYWPGRSRALKHLKPHANPPVLRWASFHRAVGVIALPLLIVMIGTGTTMAYRGAVRNGLAAAFGEHAPAKPPKIAALDGPVDWAAVLAAAQAAAPDAELTRIMLPTKESGTIVMRVRRAGEWNLAGRSTLFIDGHDARVVGGEDATKLGPGGRLANALFPIHSAAVGGLVWRTVACITGLLPMFLLVTGFLFWRARRRRRPASP
- a CDS encoding TonB-dependent receptor family protein is translated as MSIRPTLLALALASALAAPAASAQEAVPPPSATNLEGVKVVGDWLGDAQENTLQNHPGARTVVRREELREAGATNLRDALRRIPGVQVQESNGTGGSDVSLNVGVRGLTSRLSPRSTILLDGVPLAVAPYGQPQVSMAPVGLGNLQAVDVVRGGGSVRYGPQNVGGIINFVTRDIPDTFGGSAGVQFQGSEHGGIRTNTNLFVGGTTQNGLGLALLYNGLHGPGYRENEDNESIDDVMLKAKYAITSEDTLTGSIHHYDGQAGMPGGLTQADYNADPFQSRRPYDDFHGRRTDYVVKYSHVEDRRSFEVQSYYSDSFRGSHIETITQNPNGSYTHQLNAYPRNYHVFAIEPRYSQLFDWGQVTHEIGVGYRYTNEAMHERTDRNNKFTSNLWYTPFTGDPYNGPYVLSGDNTGSNEAHAVYIDDTINAGNWTITPGLRYERIRSQWEAHPSSTVIVKGPTARREDYSKPLPSLNVMYHLSEAWKLYANAETSFGSLQYFQIGQKDSTGQFAQGLEPELARTFEVGTRYDTRAWGGEVSLFRINFDHELQLVGKLPNVPDSYEGWTSLGATTHKGVETSAHVDLGAFADALQGFTLWSTATYTHAIYKHGSFADKDLPFYSRRTANLGLRYNVAAWTFNLDAFSQSRQHSPGSPSFDPANPTVYVTQPSANGDLGNIPGWTTWNARGEYAFGPSLSNLRVGVGVKNLFDRRYFTRSTDNNDGLYVGMPRTYFVQASVDF
- a CDS encoding GlxA family transcriptional regulator, which encodes MSKPLVLLIVAPPGVQMLDVSGPADVFAEANRQVGREAYKVLTVGTAPLAVAASSGMRFLPDRSTQDDIPALDTLLVAGSPDLAGAATDLHTLEWLQRHAGRARRYGSICSGALLFAQTGLLDGRRVTTHWKVAELLGRRHPSLTVEADAFVVRDGPVCTAAGVTAGMDLAIALVEEDLGRDVAMAVAAELVVFYRRPGGQMQFSRHGEAAPAGRGALQELQRYVAAHPGEDHSVGALAERAGMSPRHFARVFHREVGMTPAEFVESMRVEAARRWLEDGHDTPKRVAAKLGYADANGLRRAFMRRLGVTPADYRKRYAHART
- a CDS encoding response regulator, whose translation is MPPIRIMTVDDHPLLREGIAAVLEGQPGLELVAEASTGEEAVARYRTLRPDLTLMDLQMPGMGGIAAIEAIRAEFPDARILVLTTYRGDVQALRAFRAGAQGYLLKSELRKDMLATITQIMEGKRRVPDEIAHDIAGHANDDELTPRETQVLTHVATGAANRDVASILGIAEETVKAHMKSILAKLQANDRTHAVAIALRRGIIEL
- a CDS encoding DUF72 domain-containing protein — protein: MATRRTPQGTIRTGMGGWTFAPWRGVFYPDDLVQKRELEYASRQVTSIEINGTYYRAPSPEVYAQWAATVPQGFVFSVKAPRHIVQTKQLASTGERVNRFLEGAAALGDTLGPVLWQFLPTRAFDPDDIAAFLDLLPESAGGVTLRHAVEVRHESFLDPRWVALARERGVATVYTDSPDYPNLADLTGPFVYARLMRSQAQRKTGYTAKALADWVAHAATWAAGGDPAGLPHVDTPKARGKPRDVFVYFISAAKERNPAAAIALGKLADAS
- a CDS encoding DUF6348 family protein; the protein is MDRLIQNQLMDLFGEHGVGLEPDEDWLLTEGDDFPAIRGIWHEGKDGGMGRLDLDIVLDEERTIEESFGGIGAGKAGCRDALDSFARNDFHVVLAACWHIVNKDKLAVRELVAGTHPFTVYVGDFTLRGEEDKPLAIPEDALSALQAAIATAPLTNDVHWIRVFYGNVGDGTTQVEVLLDNEPWAAGHKAIASVEWPQHERYYSLRNFIALVPAD